A genomic region of Janthinobacterium lividum contains the following coding sequences:
- a CDS encoding TerD family protein, translated as MSVNLSKGQKISLDKEAGTTLTRITMGLGWDAAKTKGFLGFGSKTEAVDLDASCVMFDENKSTSDIVWFRQLKSKDGSIVHTGDNRTGAGDGDDEQINVDLSKVPANVKSLVFTVNSFTGQNFSQVENAYCRILNASNNQEVARFNLSVQGSHTAQIMAKLYRHNGEWKMHAIGENGNGRTFDDLMPQISVHL; from the coding sequence ATGTCTGTCAATTTGAGCAAAGGCCAGAAGATTTCTCTGGACAAAGAAGCTGGTACCACCCTGACCCGTATCACCATGGGCCTGGGCTGGGATGCGGCCAAGACCAAGGGTTTCCTCGGTTTCGGTTCGAAGACGGAAGCCGTCGACCTGGACGCGTCGTGCGTCATGTTCGATGAGAACAAGAGCACGTCCGACATCGTCTGGTTCCGCCAGCTGAAAAGCAAGGACGGCAGCATCGTCCACACGGGCGACAACCGCACGGGCGCGGGCGATGGCGACGACGAACAGATCAATGTCGATCTGTCGAAAGTGCCGGCGAACGTGAAAAGCCTGGTCTTCACCGTCAACAGCTTTACTGGCCAGAACTTCTCGCAGGTGGAAAATGCTTATTGCCGCATCTTGAATGCCAGCAATAACCAGGAAGTCGCGCGTTTCAACCTGTCTGTGCAAGGTTCCCACACGGCGCAGATCATGGCCAAGCTGTACCGCCATAACGGCGAATGGAAGATGCACGCCATCGGAGAAAACGGCAACGGTCGCACCTTTGACGACTTAATGCCCCAGATTTCCGTGCATCTATAA